The sequence GCAGATCACCACGTTATAAAATCATCTGTTTAGGAATTCAATTCGATAAAACTTTACATAATTATGAGTACAACTCAAACAAGCAAAATTGAAATCAGAAAAGCTACTTCTTCTAAGATAAGCTCTGTAGACTTTGAAAACTTAAGCTTTGGTGCTGTATTTACAGACCATTTATTTGAATGTGATTACAAAAATGGACAATGGCAGACTCCGGTCATTAAGCCTTATGCACCTATTTTAATGGATCCTTCATCAAAAGTCTTTCATTATGGTCAAGCTATTTTTGAAGGAATGAAAGCTTACAAAGATGAAAATAATGATGTTTGGTTGTTCAGACCTGATGAAAACTACAAACGTTTCAACAAGTCTGCAGTTCGTATGGCAATGCCAGAAGTTCCTGAAGATATTTTCATGGAAGGTTTGAATGAATTATTAAAAATAGACCAAGAATGGATTCAGAGAGGAAATGGAGCAAGTATGTACATCCGCCCATTTATGATTGCTACAGGACCTGGAGTAATTGCAAATCCTTCTGATGAATATAAATTTATGATTTTGCTTTCTCCTGCAAAAGCATATTATGGAGGCGAAGTAAAAGTAATCATTGCTGAACATTATAGTAGAGCTGCAAATGGTGGAATTGGTGCTGCAAAAGCTGCCGGAAACTACGCTGCTCAATTCTACCCTACTAACTTGGCAAACAAAGATGGTTTCCAACAAGTTATTTGGACTGATGATGCAACACACACAAAATTAGAGGAAGCGGGAACAATGAACGTTTTCTTCAGAATTAACGATACATTATTGACTGCTCCAACAAGCGAAAGAATTTTAGATGGTGTTACCAGAAAAAGTTTGATCGCTATGGCTGAAAAAGAAGGCCTTAATGTAGAAGTTCGTCCAGTTATTGTTTCAGAATTAGTTGAAGCTGCTAAAAACGGATCTTTAAAAGAAATTTTTGGAGCTGGAACTGCTGCAGTAATCAGCGTTATCAAAGGATTTTCTTATAAAGATGAATATTATGAAATGGCTCCTGTAGAAAATTCATACGCTTCTTTCTTAAAAGAAAAATTAACTAGTCTTCAAAACAAACTTTCTGAAGACACTTATGGATGGACCGTTAAAGTACAATAATCCAAAACCGCAATAAATAAAGAAACCCGATAGATTTAAAATTTATCGGGTTTTAAATTTTTATAGCAGTTGCCTAAATTTAAACAGATAGAAACATAGATACAATATACCTCAAGAATATTAAAAAGAAACATGTTTCTAACGTTCTGACGCTTGGCGAGGTTGGGAAATAAAGATGCGAGATTTTTCCAATATGCACAAATTTCCCAAGCACAAAACTATCTTTAAATTCAGCATAAAACCCCAATCGTGCCAAACGGCTGTTAGTGGCAGGTTTTTAATATTCATATTCTATATGGACTTTTGTACTGCTTTTCGAATCTTTTCCATAAACATCAAGATTACATTTCCAATGTGAATTTGGACCAAGCCACTCTTCAAGTTCAAACTTTTTGTCGTTATCAACTACAAATACACGATTGTTTTCCAATAAAATTTTTCCAGTTTTTTTATTCAAGTTGTTAATTAAAATATCTCCAGATTCAGAATCGTAATAAACATCTTGTAAATCTCCATAACGATCTTCAATATCCATTAAATGCAAACCTTGATAAACCATAAAGCCAAGTATAAAAACTACTGTTAAAATTCTAATTAATAATTTAGTTACTTTATTCATAATACCTAAGTAAACTTGTCTCTAACACATAGCTATGTGCATTAATACAAGTGAAACGCCCTCTTTTTAAGCGCATTAAAAACTATGATTCTATGTGTTTAAATATTTGAGCTAAAGATTTCATTTTTACAATAATTTCGAAAAATCTGGCTTGAAATAATTTGGACCTTTCATTACTTTTCCGTCTTCGCGATAAATTGGTTGGCCGTCTTCACCAAGTTTGCTCATATTGCTGCGTTGAATTTCATCAAAAACAGCTTCAATTTTATCCTGAAGTCCATGCTCGATAATCGTACCACATAAAATGTACATCATATCACCAAGAGCATCGGCAATTTCGACAATATCGTTATTTTGAACCGCTTCAAGATATTCTTCGTTTTCTTCTTTCATCAAATTATAACGAAGCAGCTTTTTTGTTGCTCCCAAATCAGCGATTGGCGACTGACTGTGACCTATTTTAAAAGCAGTATGAAATTCAGTTACTGCATCCAATTGTTTCTTCATGTTTTTAATTGATTAAATGAATTGGCAAATTAGTAACAATTCGTGTACAATTCTCTAAATTTGCCAAAAATAATTTCATCTATGTTTAGTCAAGGACAAATAATATTCGGAGTCTGCTTTTTTATTGCTTTTGTAATTGTTATGATATTTGCATATCGAAAAGACCTCGCGCTTCATAAAATATTCTACAAAGGAAATTACAAGGTTTTGCTTGTATTTCTACTCTTCATTGCTCTTTTATTTGTGATCAAAATCTTTTTCAAAAGATAATTTGTAGAATCCCGATTTTTACTTCCATTAAATAAATTTAAAAAAATATAATTAAACGCTTTCAAACACGTTTAATTTGAATATTTTTTTGATCAAAATAATTTATAAAGTGTACTTTTATCGCGATGCTATTTTTAGTGTGACTAGTAATAAAAATTTATAACTTTACGACACCAAACATTCTACCCAAATGAAGATTCTAAAATATTTATTTCTTTTATCATTATTAAGCTTAGTTGCTCTTACTGTTTTTGTTGCTACTCAAAAAGGTATTTTTACTGTAGAAAGAAGCAAGGTGATCAATTCGCCAAAAGCGACAGTTTACAACTACATCAATGATTTTAGGAATTATGAAGATTTTGAATCTTGGGCGGTTGAAGACCCTTCATTAAATTTTACTTTCCCAAATAAAACAGCTGGAAACGGCGCTTCATTTTACTGGACAGGAACAGAAGGTTCTGGAAATGCTATCACGCTAAAAACAAAAGACGGCGAAAGCATTCAGCAAAAAATGAAATATGACGGTACTGAAGCCGATGTGAATTGGACTTTCAAAGATACTTTGGCAGGAAAAACAAAAGTTACTTGGAAAGCAAAAGGAACAATGAGCTTTTTGTTCAAAATCTATACGGCTCTAAACGGAGGTTCAGATAAAGTTATCGGAACAATTTATGAAAAGAGCTTAGCAAACATTGACAAAAATCTGGATTACGAAACCAAAACCTACAATATAAAAGTTGACGGTGTGGTTCAAAAAACCGAAACGCCTTATATCAAACAGACATTTACAAGTGAAATTGCGAAAGTAACCAAAAATGCAAGAATTGTAATTCCGAAGCTTATTCGCTTTAGCGAAACCAATGCTTTACAAGCTACAGGAAAACCGTTTATTATTTATCATACTTATAATACCACAACTGGACTAGCCAAAATTTCGATTTGTTTGCCAATAAACAAAGAAATCTCAATTAGTTCTGGAAGTGATATTTTATCTGGCAAATTAAACGGATTTGAAGCTGTAAAAACAACTTTAACAGGTGATTATTCACATACTGCTGAAGCTATAGGAAAAAGTACAGCATACATCAACAATCAAAAAATTGTACCGGATTTAAGTTGGTCACATTTAGAAGTACTGACCGTAAATAAATTAGACACAAAAAGTCCGTCTAAATTACTTACTGAAATCTATTTCCCAACAAAACCAAAAGTTGTTCCGGTAACAGCTCCAGTTTCTGATCCATACAGCAATACACAAACAGATCCGTCAGCAGTAAACACAGCTACAGATCCTGCAGTTGCCAACCCAGCAACAACAACTCCTGTTGTGAAAAAATCGGTAGCCAAACCAAAACCTGCCGCACCTAAACCTACTACACCGACAACTACGCCAGAAGAAGATGAATTCTAAAACAAAGAGCATTAAACCTTTGTCTTAAAATTCATTCTAACTAGGATAAATGAAAAAATTTGACAGACGAGAAGGAATTTATACAACAATTATTGAATCCTAAAACGCAAAACGCAGCGTTTCAAAAACTCTTGTCTGATTATCAAAAACCGTTATATTCTCATATTCGAAACATTGTTTTGGATCATGACGATACCGATGATGTTTTGCAGAATACTTTTGTAAAAGTTTTTCAGTATTTAAAAAATTTCAAAGGCGAAAGCAAGCTTTTTTCTTGGATGTACCGCATTGCAACAAATGAAGCTTTGACCTTTTTAAATCAAAAAGCAAAATTAAGCGGACTGACATCTGAAGCTTTACAAACAAAAACTATTGAAAATCTAAAATCTGATACCTATTTTGATGGAGATGAAATTCAAATCAAGCTCCAAAAAGCCATCGTTACTTTGCCTGAAAAACAGCAATTGGTTTTTAAAATGAAATATTTTGAAGAATTAAAGTACGAAGAAATCGCTGAAATTTTAGGAACTTCAGTGGGCGCTCTAAAAGCATCTTATCATCATGCGGTAAAAAAAATTGAATTATATGTTACATCAAATTAAACCTTTTGTAAAAAAAACTATCTTATAGACATTATGAAAGCATTTAAATTAGAAAACGAACCGAAAATCAAATCTGGATTTAAAACTCCAGAGCATTATTTTGATGATTTATCGGCAAAAGTTTTACAGCAGATTAACGAAAAAGAAGTAAAAGTAATACCATTTTACAAACGCAAAAATGTAATTTCAATCGCTGTGGCCGCAGTAATTGTTTTTGCACTGATGATTCCTATTGTCAATAATTACAATGACACTTCTAAAGAACTTGACGAAGCTACTTTAGAAACCTATTTATCATATCAATCGAATTTGAACCAATACGATTTGATTCAAAATTTAGACACAAAAGACATTCAAAAACTAAATAAAAATGTTGCTATTGAGGATGAAACTCTTGAAGACATTCTAGCATCAAATCCTAACATCGAACACTTAATTTCTGAATAAAAAACAAAACTTAAAAGATGAAGATCAAAAATATACTGCCGATAATTTTGTTCATGATAAGCTTTTCATTTTACGCCCAAGGCGGAAAAATAGATGAAAAACGCGAAAAAATCAAAGCTTATAAAGTTTCTTTTTTAACAACTGAGTTAGAACTGACTCCTTCAGAAGCTGAAAAATTCTGGCCAATTTACAACGCCTATGATGACAAACAATTTGAATTAAGACATCAAAAAATGAAAGCGTATATGGAACGCCTGGATGATGACAATATTAATTCAATTTCTGAGAAAGAAGCTGCAGTCGTGCTTGCGCAAATGGAAAGCACAGACAAAGAATTATATCTTTTGCGAGAAAAATACAATGCAAACTTAAAAAAGATTCTTTCAGCAAAAAAAATATTGAAACTTAAAAAATCTGAAGATGACTTTAATCGAAAATTACTAAAGCAATATCGTGATAAGGCCGCAAAAGATTAAATAAAATACAACAGCGACAAGCCCCCTATATAATAATACTTACTTTATTATTTAGGGGGCTTGTTATTTTTTAAAGAATTTATTCTTTATATAAAAGTAATTCGGATCAACTTATTGTAACCTGCTGCTATTGCTGTATTCTTATTCACAAATCGGATTGTAAAAAGCTTAGAATCATCGGAAAGCTGTTTCCAAGTTGCGCCTCCATCTTGAGAATATTGAATGCCTGAAGCACCTACACAAACCAGCTCTCTTGCGTTACTTCCAGGCACGTACTGCACGCATGAAGCATATCCAAAACCTTGGTTTTGACCAATCAATTCCCAAGTTTTACCGCCATCTTTTGTGCAAATCTTGTTGTCTGAATTTTTCTCCGGAAACTCATAATCACCTCCTGCAGCAAATCCGTGTTTTGCATCATAAAAATCAGCAGTAAAAATTCCTGTCATTTCTTTTCCTTGAATAATTGGCGTATCAACAACTTTCCAAGTTTTTGCTTTATCTGGAGAATAAAAAACACGAGATTTTTTTCCGCCAGAAACCAGCCATGTATCGTTCCCTTTAATTATGATGTTGGTATTACTTGCTGCAAAAGCTGCTTCGCCCTGCGTATTTGTCGGTAATTTATCTGAAAGTAGTTTTGTCCAAGTTTCACCTCCGTCACGAGTCACAATCATCGAAAAAGTGTCTTCTGTAGGATCTCCAATTGCGATTCCTTCTTTTTCATTCCAGAATTGCATACTGTCGTAAAACACTTTTGAGTTAACTTCTTTATAAACTAATTTAACTTTTCTAGTCTTTTTGTCAATTTGGTACAACAACGCAGGATTTGCAACACTTAATAAAAAAATGCTTTTTGAATTTTGCGCGATGCTTCTAAATTCCAAATTAAGGGTATCGCGATAGATATGATCTTCAAATTTTTCTCTTTTGTCTAAATCAAAACAGCCAAAACGAGAGTTATCGGCACCGTACCATATTTTATTATTATCGATAGCAATCGCTCTAATACTAATTTTATCCTGAAATAAAACTTCGGTCTGCATTGAAACAAAGCCTCCTGCAATTGGTGCTTTATCATTATTTTTCAACGCTTTAAAGGACACCAATAAAACAAATAAACTAAAAAATAATATTAATTTTCTCATGTAGGTCAAGATTTAGTTGTTGCTAAAATACAATTATTTATAACATATAAAATAGCTTTTGTTTTTTTTGATCACAATCTTTTTAACAGCCTTTTCTGCAGAATCAAAATCAAAAACAAATCAACAAAACACAATACACTAAAAAACAACAACTTAAACCAAACAGAATCTGAAATTATTTTTTTGGCACAGTAATTGGATATTCCCTAACAACTAATTTTTTAATATTATTTGCCATGAAAGCGCACCTACTTATACTAGCATTTTTAACCATTGGATTTAGTTCTTGTTCTGCACAAAACCAAGCCACTGTTTATGCAAAAAATTCAGACATTAGCGACAACTTAGATTTAAGAGCGGTTGCTTCAATGTTTGGGGAATCAGCCAATCTTCAAGATTTTGAAAGAAGATTGAATGATCCAAAATACCAAATATCAAACCTTGACTTAAATGGAGACGATCAAGTTGATTATTTACGAGTGATTGAATCTGTTGAAAACAGAACTCACGTTGTAATTATTCAAGCTGTTTTAGACCGTGATGTTTATCAAGATGTCGCAACAATCGATGTTGAAAGAGACAATTACAACAAAGTTAGCGTTCAGGTTGTAGGAAACGCATATTTGTATGGCGCAAACTACATTTATGAACCTGTTTACAATGTTGTTCCGGTGATCTATAGCTCATTTTGGGTTACTAACTACAGACCTTACTGCTCAACTTGGTACTGGGGATACTATCCAACATATTATACAGCATGGAGACCTTACCCAGTTTACAGATATAGAAACAACGTAAATATTTGCATCAACGCAAACTACAGTTACAACTACGTAAATTACAGAAGAAGTTATGTTGCACCTACTATATATGCATCAAGACGTACTTATGGATACGAAAGAATGAGACCAAATTATAGTTTTGCTGAAAGACACGGCAATGTGAACAACAGATATGAATTGGATCAAAGAAGAGTAACCAGCAGACCTTATACTGCTTCTCAAAATACTAACAATCCAGTTAGATCTAGTGCCGGAAGACCTCAATATGGAGAAAACAGAGTATCAGATAGAAGCTATGGTTCTGATAGAAATACAGACAGAAATTACAATAACTCAAGTCGTCCTACAATGAGCAACAGAGAAAATCCTGCTCCTGTAGCGACTCCATCAAGACCAGATTACAGCAGAAACAATTCAGATAACAGAAATTACACTGATAGATCGGCATCACAAAACAATGATTCACCTAGAAGTTATCCTGAAAACAGAAGAATCTCAATGAATGATTCAAACAGCGACAGACCAGTTTCTGTACAAAGAAGTGAGCCTTCAAGAAATTATTCTGAAAACAGAGGAAATTCTGAAAACAGATCTTACAGTTCAAGACCACAAAACGCACAACGTTCTGAGGCGCCAAGAATGAGCCAAGAATCAAGAGGCGGGCAGCCACAAAGAGAAAGCGGATCACGTGGCGGTGGAAACAGAAGAGGTTAATAACAAAATCACATTTTCTAAATAAAAAAAAGAGCACAATTTACCAATTGTGCTTTTTTTTATCTTTTTAATTATAATTGTCGCTAATTTGTTTTAAAACAGTAAATTTGCAACCGTCTTTTATAAAATCAAACATGAGCGCAGCGCATAAAAACTTACATAGTAAGTTGTCTATTGGTGGTCTATTGATCACATTAGGAATCATTTATGGAGATATTGGTACTTCTCCGTTATATGTAATGAAAGCCATTCTTGGTGAATACGCGATAAATTCAGATATTGTTTTAGGAGGTATTTCCTGTGTATTTTGGACTCTTACTCTTCAAACTACAATAAAATATGTACTTATTACACTAAGTGCTGACAATCATGGTGAAGGTGGAATTTTTGCTCTTTACGCTTTAGTTAAAAAAACAAAAATTCAATGGCTCATTGTACCCGCCATTATTGGAGGAAGTGCGCTATTAGCCGACGGAATCATTACACCGCCCATCTCTATTTCATCTGCAGTTGAAGGAATCCGAGCATTCTATCCGACAATGGAAACCGAAACCATTATTTCGATTGTAATTGCCATTCTATTTATTTTATTCACGATACAGCAATTTGGAACAAAATTGGTTGGGAAATTTTTCGCGCCAATGATGTTGATTTGGTTTGCAATGTTGGGAACTTTGGGAGCAATTCAGATCTTTCATTATCCCGAAGTTATCAAAGCAGTAAATCCATATTATGCTTACCATTTATTATCGATTCATCCTGACGGTTTTTTTGTTCTTGGCTTTGTATTTCTTTGTACAACAGGAGCTGAAGCTTTGTACTCTGATATGGGACACTGCGGCAGAAAAAACATTCGTATCAGCTGGATTTTTGTAAAAGCAACTTTAGTATTAAACTACTTTGGTCAGGCTGCATATTTAACTCATCATGAAGGAAGCACTTTACAACAATTAGGTGGCGAAAACGGAAACCCGTTTTATTTGATTATGCCACATTGGTTTCTTCCATTCGGTATTGTAGTCGCAACTTTAGCAGCCGTAATTGCTTCACAAGCACTTATTAGCGGTTCATTTACTTTGATTAATGAA comes from Flavobacterium sp. KACC 22761 and encodes:
- a CDS encoding transcriptional regulator, with protein sequence MKILKYLFLLSLLSLVALTVFVATQKGIFTVERSKVINSPKATVYNYINDFRNYEDFESWAVEDPSLNFTFPNKTAGNGASFYWTGTEGSGNAITLKTKDGESIQQKMKYDGTEADVNWTFKDTLAGKTKVTWKAKGTMSFLFKIYTALNGGSDKVIGTIYEKSLANIDKNLDYETKTYNIKVDGVVQKTETPYIKQTFTSEIAKVTKNARIVIPKLIRFSETNALQATGKPFIIYHTYNTTTGLAKISICLPINKEISISSGSDILSGKLNGFEAVKTTLTGDYSHTAEAIGKSTAYINNQKIVPDLSWSHLEVLTVNKLDTKSPSKLLTEIYFPTKPKVVPVTAPVSDPYSNTQTDPSAVNTATDPAVANPATTTPVVKKSVAKPKPAAPKPTTPTTTPEEDEF
- a CDS encoding sigma-70 family RNA polymerase sigma factor; its protein translation is MTDEKEFIQQLLNPKTQNAAFQKLLSDYQKPLYSHIRNIVLDHDDTDDVLQNTFVKVFQYLKNFKGESKLFSWMYRIATNEALTFLNQKAKLSGLTSEALQTKTIENLKSDTYFDGDEIQIKLQKAIVTLPEKQQLVFKMKYFEELKYEEIAEILGTSVGALKASYHHAVKKIELYVTSN
- a CDS encoding sensor of ECF-type sigma factor encodes the protein MKIKNILPIILFMISFSFYAQGGKIDEKREKIKAYKVSFLTTELELTPSEAEKFWPIYNAYDDKQFELRHQKMKAYMERLDDDNINSISEKEAAVVLAQMESTDKELYLLREKYNANLKKILSAKKILKLKKSEDDFNRKLLKQYRDKAAKD
- a CDS encoding oxidoreductase; its protein translation is MRKLILFFSLFVLLVSFKALKNNDKAPIAGGFVSMQTEVLFQDKISIRAIAIDNNKIWYGADNSRFGCFDLDKREKFEDHIYRDTLNLEFRSIAQNSKSIFLLSVANPALLYQIDKKTRKVKLVYKEVNSKVFYDSMQFWNEKEGIAIGDPTEDTFSMIVTRDGGETWTKLLSDKLPTNTQGEAAFAASNTNIIIKGNDTWLVSGGKKSRVFYSPDKAKTWKVVDTPIIQGKEMTGIFTADFYDAKHGFAAGGDYEFPEKNSDNKICTKDGGKTWELIGQNQGFGYASCVQYVPGSNARELVCVGASGIQYSQDGGATWKQLSDDSKLFTIRFVNKNTAIAAGYNKLIRITFI
- a CDS encoding nucleoside triphosphate pyrophosphohydrolase family protein — encoded protein: MKKQLDAVTEFHTAFKIGHSQSPIADLGATKKLLRYNLMKEENEEYLEAVQNNDIVEIADALGDMMYILCGTIIEHGLQDKIEAVFDEIQRSNMSKLGEDGQPIYREDGKVMKGPNYFKPDFSKLL
- a CDS encoding branched-chain amino acid aminotransferase, with the protein product MSTTQTSKIEIRKATSSKISSVDFENLSFGAVFTDHLFECDYKNGQWQTPVIKPYAPILMDPSSKVFHYGQAIFEGMKAYKDENNDVWLFRPDENYKRFNKSAVRMAMPEVPEDIFMEGLNELLKIDQEWIQRGNGASMYIRPFMIATGPGVIANPSDEYKFMILLSPAKAYYGGEVKVIIAEHYSRAANGGIGAAKAAGNYAAQFYPTNLANKDGFQQVIWTDDATHTKLEEAGTMNVFFRINDTLLTAPTSERILDGVTRKSLIAMAEKEGLNVEVRPVIVSELVEAAKNGSLKEIFGAGTAAVISVIKGFSYKDEYYEMAPVENSYASFLKEKLTSLQNKLSEDTYGWTVKVQ